The Helicoverpa armigera isolate CAAS_96S chromosome 23, ASM3070526v1, whole genome shotgun sequence genomic sequence AAATCGACTCACCAACCTACAGATTGGCTCAACATCTGGCTAAAGTACTTTCACCATTGAGAGGAAACACAGCAGCATATGTAAAGGACTCGTACCATTTTGTCAGTGAAATAAAACACCTACAACTAGCTGACAATGAAACTATGGTCAGTTTTGATGTTCAGTCATTGTTTACATGCTTACCCGTTGAAGACTGCATCAAGATTGTGTCTAAGAAACTAGCAGAGAATAACATGCCTACTGAATATGCTGAACTGTTAAAACATTGCCTAACATCTGGCTATTTACTGTGGAATAATCACTTCTACACGCAAGTGGATGGTGTAGCAATGGGCTCCCCAGTATCTCCCATTGTTGCTGATATCTTCATGGAGGATTTTGAGGAGCGAGCCCTGCAAT encodes the following:
- the LOC126055263 gene encoding uncharacterized protein LOC126055263 isoform X2 → MVSFDVQSLFTCLPVEDCIKIVSKKLAENNMPTEYAELLKHCLTSGYLLWNNHFYTQVDGVAMGSPVSPIVADIFMEDFEERALQSAPVTPKFYKREHVGSAMNNTWVLSFNMLSKYCTTTSSEYRALVAEPA